The sequence below is a genomic window from Plutella xylostella chromosome 14, ilPluXylo3.1, whole genome shotgun sequence.
GCGTGTCCGGAGGAGCGTTAGCTTTCGCAACAATAGGGGCGGTTAAATTTAGAGGTTATGTTGAGAAGAtaaatgtgtgtgttgtgGAATAATAAGATATGAATGGGTATATAAAGGAAGGTTGgtgattaatttaaatatgtaaaacTTAGCAAGTGGACGTGATCAGAATAATGACGACAATATAACTTTGTTTGGATATAACAGTAATGATTTATACCTTGGCTTTTCTGAATTATTACAAGAATTTTCTACCCCAATGGAGAATCAACGAAGCCCTGGAGATGATTAGGTTGGAGAGTGCTTCAAAGTACAATCCGGAGACCAAAATAACAAAGGAATGGGACATCAAGATGTACTCAGTGGAACAGAAAGCGAAGGAACTGTTGGAGAAGGAGACGGACAAGGATTGTCTTCATCAAGATGTACAGACATAATACAACACACTGGTAATGGACAACGACAAATCGGACCAATCGGAAGAGGACACTTCCATGTAATCCACCCGTGCAGGTGGTACAATTACCAGTGCAGCCACCTCTCAAGGGCTTTTAACATTTCTAAAAGAAAACCGGCTTACCAACAGCAGTTTCCTGCAGACGACACTTCGAGAACACTCTGCTCTATATCGGAACAGAACCGAGATGGCTAATTTACTGTAATGGTGCCCAACGGAAATATCCAACATAATGTTTGCGATATCATCGAGCTGAATATATTCAAAAAGTCAGTGTACGAGCAGGAAAACAACAGCCAGATACAGTAAAAACTGTTGCAGAGACCGAACGATAATAAAACCTACCATATTGAtgtatgataatattatatttaactcAATAAGCCAATCAAGACGaaatttaatcataattcTGTTGGCTTGTTCCTATCAATTTATTATAGCAAAAATACTTTTTGACTCAATAAACCAATCAAGACGAAATTTAATCACATCAGTGCAGTGTCAAAATTAATCCTTGATCTCAATCTCAACTCCATGTCATGCACTTAGCCGAGCCTCGCCTTATAATGGACAATACAATGATAATATATGGTTCAGACAATTTTTATGGTACCGTTTCTTCGACGTATGGAATATAATGTAATTCAGGTGATCAAAATAATGTAACTACTCTCTTGTTCAATGCTGTTATCCGGAATGATGATGTTGCAAAATTGTGGTCTTTAATGTAACTAAAGTGTGAAAACTGGTACCAACCTAAAGAATAGATTCAATCATAATGGGAAAAATGCCGGGGTTAGTGTGAAGGAAAGTTTGTGCGGGACTTTCGAGTCTTTCGACAGTTTcggttatttttaaatattttaattttggtatttacttTACTATACTATGTcttggtacttacttattatgtcaatacaaacataaatcATGTCAAATAAACTCTAGAATGCGTATTTTCGACTCTATTAACACTTAACTTTTGAAACGTACCCAGGGACTCTTGACAATTTTTTGAATGTTATCgaattttttacatatttaggTACTCTTTAGTTGATGAGATATGATTAGTTACATCATTTCAAGCAATATTTGTGACTAAAGTTTTATCTGAGATTAGTAGTTTGGctttaataatttttcaaaGTGTCACAgacttctttctttctaaaaactacctacctattttgtttGTCTGATAAAccacttattattatattgtcaGCTAAGAGCCTGTCCAGACGGAGCGTTTTGCGCGCGTAAGCTTACGCGCGTAGACACTCGCGCGTTCCCGAGGCACTAGAGCTACAAGCACTCCGTCCAGATGCTCTCGCGCGTTTCAAAACTCGCGCGTAAAACGCGTGTCATGCGCCCGACTCTCGACTCGCTCGTTTTACGCGCGAGCGCCGCGCGAGTCGAGATACTCTGGCGGCATTGGAGCGTTCAGTAGTATGCGCGTGTCCATAGAGAGTGGACGTATTTAGATTTGAAATGGAGCGCGATAACTTCGACACCGAACTTTTAATTGAAGAAGTTGAAAAGAGAATAGCCATATGGGATATGGAATCTGCTGATTACGCAAATAGACTCATTAAACGTAGGAATTGGGAAGAAATAGTCGAAATTTTTTGCGAAGCTGGTGATTCCgacgaaaagaaaaaaacgtTGGGTAAGTGacaattactttatttaataagattaTTTCTTAAACTACGTAGGCTACTACAAACTACTATACCATCTTGTCTTGCCAAGGGATTTTCCCttcatttacaaaataatcagCGAATCTGTCTCTTATATTCTTAGATCTCGCATTAGGCCTCACTGCCTCACAGTTCAAACTATTTAGGGAAGTTTCGTACAGAGTGTCATCATATCTATAACCATCTCTTAACCTTACGTAATTATGAAGGACACAACAAGCTTTAATGATGTTTTCTGCAAACTCAATGTCAACATTTAATGGTCTATGAAATATTCTCCATTTATTTACCAAAATACCAAAGGAACATTCAATGTAACGCCGGGCTCTGGATAGGCGATagttgaaaattctttttttggtTGTTAGAGATTTACCGCAATAAGGGCGCATTACGTTTTCAGATAGACCAAACGCCTCATCACCTACAATCACGTGTGGCAAGGGAGTTGTATCTGTTTGCGATATTGGCTTTGGGTCTGGAATATCTAAAGTTTTGTCGACaagttttttatacaaaacgGAGTCTTTGAAAATTGTGGAGTCACTACTTTTGCCATATGCGCCGATATCtacagaaataaaacaataatttgcaTCGCATACAGCCAATAAAACAGttgaaaaataattcttatagttatagaaaagagACCCAGAATGGTCAGGCTTTATGATACGGAAATGCTTGCCATCTACGGCGCCGATACAATTTGGAAAATGTGTATACTTTTGGAATTGTTTTGAAATCTCTTCCCATTCTGCTTTCGTAGGTTCTCTCATCACTATATTTTGCAGTTTTAGCCATATGACGTAACAAGTTTTCTGTACTATTTCGATAATTGTCGACTTTCCCAATCTGTAGGCATAATGCAAGTCCGCAAAATAACATCCTGTAGCCAaatatctgaaaaaaaaatgttattaaatataaatatttagtaaggtcgtttcaatattttttttattatttcaggaATGTTATTGCAAAAGAAGTGGAAAGGATTGCGTGATGGCTTTGTCAGAGAAATGAAAAGGATAAAAACCACACCGTCTGGATCAAAAGCcagcaaaaataaatatatatattttgaacGTTTGATGTTCCTCGAACGATCGACACGCAATAAAACTACTGATAGCAACATCGTTTCCTCGCCTGCTGCACCTGAAGAACAAGACATTTCTGGCGACGGGGAAGATGTTATGAGACCTCCAGTTAGCCAgccgaaaaagaaaaaaaaaatgaacgCAGCCGATGAGGAATTTCTTGCCATTATAAGCAAAAATTTAGCACCTAGAAATCAGCCACAAACATCGGagtctgatgatgataaactATTTTGTTTGTCACTGCATAAGGAGCTTATTAAAGTACCTGAAGAAATGAGGCTTCAAGCTAAAATTGATTTAATGAATGTGCTCCAAAAAGCTCAACGAGCCCCATGTCATTCACCTTCACATTATATTCCTTCACCTGCACCTTCACCACAATATAATCACCAAGCAGGAATGACACACCGCGGACAAAGAGGATTTTTTAACGATACAGGATATAACGAAACAGACCCTTCAGCATCTTCGTTTTCACGTTATTGCACTGGACAACGCAATTCCCAATCTAACCCATCACCGGCGTCTAACTACAATAACCCATCACCGGCGTCTAACTACAATAACCCATCACCGGCGTCTAACTACAATAACCCATCACCGGCGTCTAACTACAATAACCCATCACCGGCGTCTACTCAAGATTCCCAAGAGAGTGAATTGATGGAGCTATACCGAGATTGTTAAATTGATTAAGggaaaaaagtataaaaataataaatattattacctcAAAGTAATCACGAGTTTTTCTTCGGCAGAAACAGTATCCTTTAGCACATAGATTCTGTTGGGTGTCAAATCATCTTGTATAAGTTTTAGCAAATCATCGAACGATGTTACTGACATCCGGAAGTAATTGAAAAACTTTTCGTTGTGTTCTCTCAGCTTTGGGTATAATGTTATAAACATACTTTGCGTCATTCTGTCTCGTAGAATTGGATGCACGTTAAATCTTCGACTTTCTCTACGTTTACGACGTTTCCATCGACGGTACGCAAGCCACAACACAACCGCTGTGAGAGGCTCCATTTTTAAAACTGGCTGAATCCGTCCGCCAGACACCGCGCGTAGCAACGCGCGTAAAACGCAGCATCTGGACGCAACATAAATTGAAACGCGCGAGAGCTTACGCGCGCAAAACGCTCCGTCTGGACAGGCTCTAATTGACGACCTAATTCCAAGCATCATTTgtcaaataaacttttctcTGAGATTagtattttgaaataataatttttcaaaatggctaaacccgaaaattaattattatgatagtCAGACACTTGGATTATCTCAGGAAAGTTTTACTTTTCATTAAAATACCACAATACCATGACGGCAACTGACAAATAGCATTTAATCAAgctattacctatacctaactatTAACTAACCTACAAATCTTTTTTTAAGTGGATATTTAACccacaattattttttaatataattgaCGGGAGACACGTCCGCGCTGAGTGCCGGACCGCGCTGGTGGGCCGGCGCGCACGGTGTTCTACACGCTAACATTATCCTGCGTATAGGAAAAAGATGATGTAAGCGTCTCAGATTTGGAAATTTTCTCATACAAAAACTTATGTTTGCGTATGCGCTCTATATTGTTTGGTGTTCTGGATGTGTTCTTTTCGTTTTTATTGTAGGATTTagtattttgttgtttatagttttaggttttattcattttattgcttaatttgttaattattttagcAGGTATTTAGGATTTTATTAGTTACGTAGATTTTATTcgttagttttaaatatttaggtaggttACGCTTAGATAGATCgatagttaggtaggtatttagtttagaaagttaggtaggtatttagttcaAAATGAATCCTTTGGATTTGATTTTGGAACgaaattttaatacatatatggaATTTCGGGGTGGGAGTTCCCAATAATGCTGAAGCAGTTTTAGCGGCGAAAGCGTGGTTTTTGATTCCCACTCGCCCTTTTCGATGCCCTAATTGCAGTGTAAGGATGTGTAGAGAGGTCAAGGAGAGCTATAAGCTGGAATACCGTTGGCGATGCTAGAGATGCACCAGGGCTAGAGACGAGAGGCAGAAAACTTTTTTGCTAGGGGAAAAGTGAGCATATTTACGCATGATGGTCCATTTTTTGCGGCGAGACAAAGTGTCACAGGCGGCGAAAGATGTGGCATGAAAAAGTGCTAGCCAAGTCTCCATTTCCTGCGGGAGGTGTGCGATGAAGCAGAGGCACAGGACCGCGTAAAAATCGGCGGAGTGGaggaaacaaaatattaaatgaaaaaaatatatattagtCACAATTTCATTTCAAGTCAATTCAGTTCAAGTTTTCTTCAATATGTGTGAAGttaacagaaaaaaaaccaTTCTCCAGTCATGAAAAggaaattttcataaatattattaaaaaataattatgaagacATAATAACatctaaacaaaaaaacactacGAGTGTAGTCAATAGGAAGATGTGCTGGGAGAAAATAGCGCAGGAGTTTAATAGCTCCGCTATTGTAACTCATAAGGCATCCACACAACAGTTGTATAAATTGTGGTACAAACTGAAGGCAAAAGAAAAGCCAAGGGAGCCcaaaacaacataaaaacGGCCCTTAACAGAAGCTGGGCCATCTACGATGGACATAGATCCCATTGATGCcgtgtaggtatattgataGTGATTTGGATGAGACTGCAAGTATATCGGaagacaataataataatgcaccTAATGAAGAAAGAGAAACTAATGAGCAACTTACAGAAcctgaaaaagaaaatgaaaaaaaagaagaagacaacctaactaataaaatagatttattaCGATGTACAAAATTAGAAGAAAACAACAAAATCAAACAACAACACAAAATCATTcattcataatcataatcatttatttccaTAAAATTGCACAGTTATTCACAAATTATAAAGGATTA
It includes:
- the LOC119694279 gene encoding uncharacterized protein LOC119694279; this translates as MERDNFDTELLIEEVEKRIAIWDMESADYANRLIKRRNWEEIVEIFCEAGDSDEKKKTLGMLLQKKWKGLRDGFVREMKRIKTTPSGSKASKNKYIYFERLMFLERSTRNKTTDSNIVSSPAAPEEQDISGDGEDVMRPPVSQPKKKKKMNAADEEFLAIISKNLAPRNQPQTSESDDDKLFCLSLHKELIKVPEEMRLQAKIDLMNVLQKAQRAPCHSPSHYIPSPAPSPQYNHQAGMTHRGQRGFFNDTGYNETDPSASSFSRYCTGQRNSQSNPSPASNYNNPSPASNYNNPSPASNYNNPSPASNYNNPSPASTQDSQESELMELYRDC
- the LOC119694277 gene encoding protein ALP1-like, with the protein product MEPLTAVVLWLAYRRWKRRKRRESRRFNVHPILRDRMTQSMFITLYPKLREHNEKFFNYFRMSVTSFDDLLKLIQDDLTPNRIYVLKDTVSAEEKLVITLRYLATGCYFADLHYAYRLGKSTIIEIVQKTCYVIWLKLQNIVMREPTKAEWEEISKQFQKYTHFPNCIGAVDGKHFRIIKPDHSGSLFYNYKNYFSTVLLAVCDANYCFISVDIGAYGKSSDSTIFKDSVLYKKLVDKTLDIPDPKPISQTDTTPLPHVIVGDEAFGLSENVMRPYCGKSLTTKKRIFNYRLSRARRYIECSFGILVNKWRIFHRPLNVDIEFAENIIKACCVLHNYVRLRDGYRYDDTLYETSLNSLNCEAVRPNARSKNIRDRFADYFVNEGKIPWQDKMV